A stretch of DNA from Diospyros lotus cultivar Yz01 chromosome 14, ASM1463336v1, whole genome shotgun sequence:
GGAAATGGCTGCAGTTCCAAAAGGACTCCGTCAACCAAGTACTCAAAGCCGCCATGGCTATAAACGCACAAGTTATATCAGAGATGGCGATCCCCGAAGACTACATCGAATCCCTGCCCAAGGTAAAAGGAAAAGGGTGCGTTGCGTTGCGTTGAAATTGTGTATTAAGATTTTGGAATAATATCGGGTGACTTTTGGGTTTGTTTGTTTGGCTATGGTAGAATGGTCGGTCAAGCCTTGGAGAATCGATCTATAGAAGTATTACGGTGGACGATTACTTCGATCCTGAGCATTTCCTTTCCACTTTGGATTTATCGTCAGAGCTTAAGATCCTAGACCTCAAGAATAGGATCGAGGCATCGATTATGATatggaggaggaagatgaaTGCCAAAGATGGAAAGTCTCCTTGGGGATCAGCTGTGAGCTTCGAGAAGAGAGAACTATTTGAAGACAGAGCAGAGACCGTCTTACTCATTATTAAACATCGATTCCCTGGAATCCCTCAGTCTTCACTGGAGATCAGCAAAATCCAATACAACCGGGTGGGTAGTAGAAAAGCAGCTCTCCtggttcctatatatatatatatatatatatattcatcttcCTCTATTTCACTCTCGCATTCATTCACGTATCCTCTTCTCGGCTGCTTGACAGGACGTTGGACAGGCAATTCTGGAGAGCTACTCGAGAGTACTAGAAAGCTTGGCCTCCACGGTCATGTCAAGAATAGAAGACGTTCTCCACGCAGATTCTGTGGCGCAAAATCCATCGCTTGGAGAACAAAAAAGGAATCCTCTTGTACAAGACACCTCACTAGTTACATCGACAGACAGGTTCCCCAGTGCGCAAGAAGAGTTAGAGAAGCTGAACTCAGCACAAACACCCTCTTCAATGACGCTATCGGATTTCATGGGCTGGACCTCAGACCACAGGGAGGATGAACCCAAGACAGATCCAGCAGCAGCAGAAACCCATTTGTGCATCGAGAATGAGAAGAAGTGCCTAACCAAGACACTCACCATCGTGACCAGCAGGAAATTTTCCTACATCGAGAAGCTCGAGAACTCGGGCGGTTTAAGAAGTCCAACAGCTCGCCATTGATTTGCacaagaggagagagagagagagaagaagtgAAGTGAAGTGAAAGGCAGACCTCAAAGAGGAGGAGAACAGGGAGAGAGCAGAAGCAGAAAGAGCATGCGTGTGTttaggcggcggcggcggctgcTGGTGCTGCTGCTTGGTGAATGGATGAAGAATGATGATTGGTTGGTTGTTTCATTTTGTAAATAGGGAAAGCTGAGTTGACTTTCCCTGTGTTGGGCCGGAAGCGTTTTATTTAAGCTTCTCCTTCCCAAGGGATCGCAATTGTTTGACATGTAACGTAACGAAGGGCAATTTGCAGTCTTAACAAGCAGCTAAGCTAACCACACCTCACCTTCACCTTCACCTTCACCTTCACATTCTTCATTCTCCCTCCCACACaccttattataaaattattattattatttaacgtAATCTAAAGGCAATAATATTGGCGAGCATATAGGCTCATAATGCAAAATGACAAAATTGCCTCTTCCGCCCATGGCCAATGCATGGCAAAAtatgcattttaatttatatatttgtaaattttttattatttcaaaaatatctatgaatt
This window harbors:
- the LOC127789628 gene encoding rop guanine nucleotide exchange factor 9-like, which translates into the protein MLPTKEFPSLRLLFPFSTSPPPSLPSISIPSSLSRRFPSSFFFFPTRILPGAGAGSSHRRRRERRRRMFENSAPNMTPDTSACASPTPTLTRNQASKPPKPVPVKDEEGPKEKQLSDVDILKERFAKLLLGEDMSGGGKGVSSALALSNAITNLAASIFGEQKRLEPMAPERRARWRKEIDWLLSVADHIVELVPSKQKSKDGSNMEIMTTRQRNDLHLNIPALRKLDAMLMDCLDNFKEQNEFTYEKRDDDTKRQDDKWWIPTPKVPANGLSDVTRKWLQFQKDSVNQVLKAAMAINAQVISEMAIPEDYIESLPKNGRSSLGESIYRSITVDDYFDPEHFLSTLDLSSELKILDLKNRIEASIMIWRRKMNAKDGKSPWGSAVSFEKRELFEDRAETVLLIIKHRFPGIPQSSLEISKIQYNRDVGQAILESYSRVLESLASTVMSRIEDVLHADSVAQNPSLGEQKRNPLVQDTSLVTSTDRFPSAQEELEKLNSAQTPSSMTLSDFMGWTSDHREDEPKTDPAAAETHLCIENEKKCLTKTLTIVTSRKFSYIEKLENSGGLRSPTARH